The proteins below are encoded in one region of Vulpes lagopus strain Blue_001 chromosome 10, ASM1834538v1, whole genome shotgun sequence:
- the RPUSD4 gene encoding mitochondrial RNA pseudouridine synthase RPUSD4: MAAPMCNAPSLWLRCSGRRRVGGLFTLVSKPFCSAAAAPGTLSAQRLAEKLRAQKQEQKTKKQLAPTSPVQRRVHELVRFTQQLQRVHPNVLAKALSRGVLHQDKDLVVINKPYGLPVHGGPGVQLCISDVLPILAKMLHGHKAEPLHLCHRLDKETTGVMVLAWEKEVAHQVQELFRTRQVTKKYWAITVRVPVPSAGVVDIPITEKAVQGQQQHYKMTLSPDYRMDNGKMVRVRSNWNAHIAVTQYHVLSSTLSSALVELQPITGIKHQLRVHLSFGLNCPILGDHKYSDWNKLAPQKLSLGTLKKLGLQQAKARHLPLHLHARQLILPALGSRKEELSLVCKLPRFFVLSLRRLDLQMPSQDQNGDDEAGHLRAQ, translated from the exons ATGGCGGCGCCCATGTGTAATGCGCCGAGCCTCTGGCTGCGATGCTCCGGGCGGCGGCGTGTCGGCGGTCTCTTTACTCTCGTCTCAAAGCCATTTTGTTCGGCCGCTGCTGCGCCTGGGACCCTGAGTGCCCAGCGATTAGCGGAGAAGCTTCGAGCCCAGAAACAGGAACAGAAGACGAAGAAGCAGCTG GCGCCCACTAGCCCTGTTCAGCGGAGAGTGCACGAACTGGTGCGGTTCACTCAGCAGCTGCAGCGAGTCCACCCCAACGTGCTGGCCAAGGCGCTGAGCCGCGGCGTTCTGCACCAAGACAAGGATCTCGTGGTCATCAATAAACCCTACGGTCTCCCTGTGCATG GTGGCCCTGGGGTGCAGCTCTGCATCAGTGATGTATTGCCTATCCTGGCAAAGATGCTTCATGGCCACAAGGCAGAGCCCTTGCATCTGTGCCACCGGCTGGACAAGGAGACTACAGGTGTAATGGTGTTGGCCTGGGAGAAGGAAGTGGCACATCAAGTCCAAGAGTTGTTTAGAACCCGTCAGGTGACAAAGAAGTACTG GGCCATCACTGTGCGCGTCCCGGTGCCCTCAGCAGGAGTCGTGGATATCCCCATCACCGAGAAGGCGGTGCAGGGTCAGCAGCAGCACTACAAG ATGACGCTGTCTCCAGACTACCGCATGGACAATGGGAAGATGGTGAGAGTACGCAGCAACTGGAACGCACATATTGCCGTGACTCAGTACCATGTGCTGAGCAGCACTCTGTCCTCCGCCCTCGTGGAGCTCCAGCCTATTACCG gaatAAAACATCAGCTTCGAGTTCATCTGTCTTTTGGATTGAATTGCCCAATCCTTGGTGATCACAAGTACTCAGACTGGAATAAGCTGGCCCCCCAG AAGCTGTCTCTTGGTACCCTCAAGAAGCTAGGGCTGCAACAGGCGAAGGCCCGCCACCTCCCCCTTCACCTGCACGCCCGCCAGCTGATCCTGCCAGCCCTGGGGTCCAGGAAGGAGGAACTCAGCTTGGTTTGCAAGCTTCCTCGCTTCTTTGTACTCTCCCTGAGACGCCTGGACTTACAGATGCCAAGTCAGGAtcaaaatggggatgatgaagCTGGACATTTGAGAGCACAGTGA